CGTTACCGGTATTCGGCGGGATTTCGGGCGAGACGAGAACGACGTGGAACATATCGGATGGGACGCCATGCTACGGCAGGCGATATTGTGCCAGCGTCCCGCCATCGTTTGCCGGCGCCCGGGCGGCCACCAGCGCGATGACTTCCCCGGCGCCCGCAGCGCGCACGGCCAGCGCGGCGGCGTGCAGGGTGCTGCCCGTGGTCATCACGTCGTCCACCAGGACGACCGGACAGGACGGCAGGCGGACGGTACAGGTGTAGCCGCCCGTCGCGCCCTGCATGCGTCCGGCGCGGGTCAGGGCGGCCTGCCGGGGCCCCTCGCGCGTGCGCGCCAGCCAGTGCCGGCGCAAAGGCAGGCCGGTGCGGCGGGCCAGCGCGCGCGCCAGTTCGCCCGCCGGATTGAATCCGCGCCGGCGCAGCGATACACGGGAAGCCGGGATCGGCACGAGCACGGCGCCCGGCGGCAGGGCGCCGCTGGCCGCCTGGGCCTGCATGACCAGATCCGCGAGCACACCGGCCAGGGCGTACCGCATTTCGGTTTTGTAGCGGGCGATCAGCATATCGCCCGGAGACTCGTAGTCGAAACCGGCCACGACGCGCGCCAGCGCCAGCGGACGGCGCTCGCAATCCGGGCAGGACGCGGCACATGCGCGCAGCCGCAGCGC
The sequence above is a segment of the Bordetella genomosp. 9 genome. Coding sequences within it:
- a CDS encoding ComF family protein, yielding MAGSQWLRRIAAASAACWQALPGDCALCGARARCGKLCPGCLDDVLATMHAAQRRCGRCALRLRACAASCPDCERRPLALARVVAGFDYESPGDMLIARYKTEMRYALAGVLADLVMQAQAASGALPPGAVLVPIPASRVSLRRRGFNPAGELARALARRTGLPLRRHWLARTREGPRQAALTRAGRMQGATGGYTCTVRLPSCPVVLVDDVMTTGSTLHAAALAVRAAGAGEVIALVAARAPANDGGTLAQYRLP